One genomic region from Candidatus Eisenbacteria bacterium encodes:
- a CDS encoding ribosome maturation factor RimP, which translates to MDRGQLREELTRRLQALLGEEMFDLWDLDLASQSGRTVLRVVLDRPTGVTIADCAYWNKKIGRYLEAENVVPGSYVLEVGSPGIQRTLSRPEHFARFVGRSVEIKLHDLHMGRRTYRGELRQAGEGTILLEDPIAGVVSLPYAAIKHSHIVADPWEGLRAKERRPKG; encoded by the coding sequence ATGGATCGTGGACAACTGAGGGAAGAGCTCACCCGACGCCTCCAGGCCCTCCTCGGCGAGGAGATGTTCGATCTTTGGGACCTGGATCTGGCCTCCCAGTCGGGTCGGACCGTGCTGCGCGTCGTTCTGGACCGTCCGACCGGCGTCACGATTGCCGATTGCGCATATTGGAATAAGAAAATCGGCCGATATCTCGAGGCCGAGAACGTGGTGCCCGGCAGCTATGTCTTGGAGGTCGGGTCCCCGGGAATCCAGCGGACGCTGTCGCGCCCCGAGCACTTCGCGCGTTTCGTCGGCCGGAGCGTCGAGATCAAGCTGCACGACCTCCACATGGGTCGCCGCACCTACCGCGGGGAGCTGCGGCAAGCCGGAGAAGGGACGATTTTGCTCGAGGATCCGATCGCGGGGGTCGTCTCGTTGCCGTACGCGGCGATCAAACACTCGCACATCGTCGCCGACCCGTGGGAGGGACTGCGCGCGAAGGAGCGCCGCCCGAAGGGATGA
- a CDS encoding M28 family peptidase, whose translation MPSTRSSASKRRLLAAAFLAVLLPSCRHQASAAAFDGKQAFALLERQCAFGPRVPGTAAHDSCFAYLVARLRELAPVVQTDTFTYNSPDLGHEVRLMNAVARFRPKSKERILFGAHWDSRPWADRDSIPAHRNLPILGANDGASGVAVLLEVARVLRKTGTPIGVDLALFDGEDMGTEANPSGFFRGSTRFVESRGDDRPLFVLVVDMVGKKNLNLLREAISREQASNIVDMVWEEARELGVRNFRSGPGPRVYDDHVPFLNAGIPAIDLVDFDFPEWHTAGDTPAVCSPASLEAVGRVLVTLATKASFLSR comes from the coding sequence TTGCCGTCAACGCGCAGTTCCGCTTCTAAGCGACGCCTGCTGGCGGCGGCGTTCCTCGCGGTTCTCCTTCCATCCTGCCGGCACCAAGCCTCGGCGGCGGCCTTCGACGGGAAGCAAGCCTTCGCGCTTCTGGAGCGCCAATGCGCGTTCGGTCCTCGGGTGCCCGGCACCGCCGCGCACGACTCCTGCTTTGCGTACCTCGTGGCCCGCTTGCGCGAGCTGGCGCCGGTCGTCCAGACGGACACCTTCACCTACAACTCGCCGGATCTCGGCCATGAGGTCCGGCTCATGAACGCCGTGGCGCGCTTTCGGCCCAAGTCGAAAGAGCGGATCCTCTTCGGGGCGCATTGGGACTCGCGGCCGTGGGCGGACCGCGATTCCATCCCCGCGCATCGAAACCTCCCCATCCTGGGGGCGAACGACGGGGCCTCCGGTGTCGCGGTGCTCCTCGAGGTGGCGCGGGTGCTCCGAAAGACCGGCACCCCCATCGGGGTCGACCTCGCCCTCTTCGACGGGGAGGATATGGGAACCGAGGCGAACCCGAGCGGCTTCTTTCGAGGCTCCACCCGCTTCGTGGAATCGCGCGGGGACGACCGGCCGCTCTTTGTCCTCGTGGTGGACATGGTCGGGAAGAAGAACCTGAACCTCCTGCGGGAAGCTATCTCCCGGGAACAGGCATCCAATATTGTGGATATGGTGTGGGAGGAAGCGCGCGAGCTGGGGGTACGGAATTTCCGATCCGGGCCCGGTCCAAGGGTATACGACGACCACGTTCCGTTCCTGAACGCCGGGATTCCGGCCATCGATTTGGTGGATTTTGATTTTCCGGAGTGGCATACGGCCGGCGATACACCCGCGGTGTGCTCTCCCGCCAGTTTGGAAGCGGTCGGCAGGGTCCTGGTAACCCTCGCAACCAAAGCTAGTTTCCTTTCCCGCTGA